In a single window of the Nodularia spumigena CCY9414 genome:
- a CDS encoding dolichyl-phosphate-mannose--protein mannosyltransferase, translating to MTKKWFQIGILGVFLLSLCLRFWGLERFNTLVFDEVYFAKFGNNYLTNTPFFNAHPPLSQYIIGIGIWMGSHLPFGQDTVNELTGSVRSPWSYRWLNALTGSFIPLVVAAIAYQLNHRYRFALLAGLFTACDGFFLVESRYALNNIYIIIFGLLGQWFLLLGLNHQNQQRYWYLVLAGVSFGASVATKWNGLWFLLGAYLIWIAAYIIRGIQSFPDNPNLVTSPATVIRQTKIFLNNWYRKWVDINRTSPEIALQTPLQKLTQINIFQMLFYLGIIPAIVYSIIWIPHLQLDRRYGFIAVHQKILSFHLQMGGNSADVHPYCAAWYKWPLMNRPIAYYYQTAESINQPLSVLQPPLPPGTEKIIYDVHAMGNPFLWWFGVAAILFLAVMLVLQVVIPWLQKKQLVVPANMTVNTWMSLYLILNYAANLLPWVKVTRCVFMYHYMSAVVFVFLAIAWLVDQCLSSYYREIRAVGISITFLILAAFIFWMPIYLGLPLSPESYKIRMWFNTWI from the coding sequence ATGACTAAAAAGTGGTTTCAAATTGGGATATTAGGTGTCTTTCTTCTATCACTGTGCTTACGGTTTTGGGGATTAGAGCGATTTAACACTCTAGTATTTGATGAAGTTTATTTTGCCAAATTTGGTAATAATTATCTCACCAATACACCATTTTTTAATGCCCATCCGCCCCTGAGTCAATATATTATTGGTATTGGGATTTGGATGGGTAGTCATCTTCCCTTTGGACAAGATACAGTAAATGAACTTACAGGTTCAGTGCGATCGCCTTGGAGTTATCGTTGGTTAAATGCCCTAACTGGCTCATTTATTCCTTTAGTTGTCGCAGCTATTGCCTATCAATTAAATCATCGTTATCGTTTTGCTTTATTGGCAGGTTTATTTACAGCCTGTGATGGTTTCTTTTTAGTAGAATCGCGATATGCTTTAAATAATATATATATTATCATCTTTGGTTTATTAGGACAATGGTTTTTACTATTAGGATTAAATCACCAAAATCAACAACGTTATTGGTATTTAGTGTTAGCTGGGGTGAGTTTTGGGGCATCAGTTGCCACTAAGTGGAATGGCTTATGGTTTTTGTTAGGTGCTTATTTAATTTGGATAGCAGCTTATATAATTCGCGGAATCCAATCTTTTCCTGATAACCCAAATCTGGTAACATCTCCCGCAACAGTCATCAGACAAACAAAGATATTTCTGAATAATTGGTATCGCAAATGGGTTGATATCAATCGCACATCCCCAGAAATTGCCCTTCAGACACCACTACAAAAGCTGACGCAGATCAATATTTTTCAAATGCTATTTTATCTGGGAATTATCCCAGCTATCGTATACAGCATCATTTGGATTCCTCATCTCCAGCTAGATAGAAGATATGGATTTATTGCAGTACATCAGAAAATTTTGAGTTTTCACCTCCAGATGGGGGGAAACAGTGCCGATGTGCATCCTTACTGTGCAGCATGGTATAAATGGCCATTAATGAATCGACCAATTGCCTATTATTACCAAACGGCTGAGAGTATTAATCAACCCTTGTCAGTATTGCAGCCTCCTTTACCTCCTGGGACCGAGAAAATTATTTATGATGTCCACGCAATGGGAAATCCTTTTTTGTGGTGGTTTGGTGTCGCCGCCATTTTGTTTTTAGCAGTGATGTTGGTATTACAAGTGGTGATTCCTTGGTTGCAAAAAAAGCAACTTGTAGTACCTGCAAATATGACCGTTAATACTTGGATGTCCCTATACTTAATTTTAAATTATGCTGCTAACTTATTACCTTGGGTAAAAGTAACAAGGTGCGTTTTTATGTATCATTATATGAGTGCTGTAGTATTTGTATTTTTAGCGATCGCTTGGCTTGTAGACCAGTGTCTTAGCAGTTATTACCGCGAAATTCGGGCAGTAGGTATCAGCATAACATTCCTAATTCTTGCTGCCTTCATCTTTTGGATGCCCATATATTTGGGTTTACCTCTATCCCCAGAAAGTTACAAAATCCGAATGTGGTTTAACACCTGGATATAA
- a CDS encoding ABC transporter ATP-binding protein/permease: MSTTTPQPKRLDPELWHKFLKVAKPYWFSEQKWKARGLLGLLLLLALAVNAINVGISFIFRNIDTSLATFPQTKDASIFWRFITLYAGLLVLGTPIVVMYGYIQDKLGLQWREWLTNHFLDKYFQNRAYYQINFNQKIDNPDQRIAEDIRSFTRTSLSFTLLILTSIITLISFTGVLLSISVSLSVALVIYAILGTVVTAGIGQRLIGINYNQLKREADFRYGLIHVRDNAESIAFYQGETEEILQLKQRFMRAILNFDLLINWQRNLGFFTTSYNYFVSALPYLVIAPIYFAGETDFGTFTQAAIAFSQIFSALSVVVGQFESLTAFAAGIERMGDLDEVLETSDQQQPGIRTIDVTEDSRIELRSVTLMTPNYERTLVRDLPFMLQPGEGLVIVGNSGSGKSSLLRAIAGLWNAGTGQIIRPSLSEMMFLPQRPYMVLGSLRSQLLYPNPDNDILESKMRHVLEEVNLAELPERVGGFDVELDWANVLSLGEQQRLAFARLLLSMPNYVILDEATSALDLANEKNLYQQLKAKETTLISVGHRPSLLQYHEYVLELDGSSNWRLLPMDEYTVNLNAFS, from the coding sequence ATGAGTACAACAACACCTCAGCCCAAACGATTAGACCCCGAATTGTGGCATAAATTTCTCAAGGTTGCCAAACCCTACTGGTTTTCTGAACAAAAATGGAAGGCTAGGGGATTATTAGGACTTTTGCTACTCTTGGCATTAGCCGTTAATGCGATTAATGTCGGTATTAGCTTTATTTTCCGGAATATTGATACTTCTCTGGCAACTTTTCCCCAAACTAAAGATGCGTCAATCTTTTGGCGCTTCATCACCTTGTATGCTGGGTTGTTAGTCCTTGGTACTCCCATTGTGGTCATGTATGGCTATATCCAAGACAAATTGGGATTGCAATGGCGGGAGTGGTTGACAAACCATTTTCTCGATAAATATTTCCAAAATCGTGCTTATTACCAAATTAATTTTAATCAAAAAATTGACAACCCAGACCAGCGAATTGCTGAAGATATTAGGTCATTTACTCGTACCAGTTTATCTTTTACATTGCTGATTCTGACATCAATTATTACTTTAATATCTTTCACTGGAGTTTTATTATCTATCTCAGTTTCTTTATCAGTGGCGCTGGTAATTTATGCAATTCTGGGGACAGTGGTTACGGCTGGGATTGGTCAACGATTAATTGGCATTAACTATAATCAACTTAAACGAGAAGCTGATTTTCGTTATGGACTCATTCATGTGCGAGATAATGCCGAATCTATTGCTTTTTATCAAGGTGAAACAGAAGAAATACTTCAGCTAAAACAGCGTTTTATGCGAGCAATTCTCAACTTTGATTTATTGATAAATTGGCAACGTAATTTAGGTTTTTTTACTACTAGCTATAACTATTTTGTTTCCGCACTTCCTTACTTGGTAATTGCACCTATTTACTTTGCAGGTGAGACTGATTTTGGGACATTCACTCAAGCGGCGATCGCCTTCAGTCAGATTTTTAGTGCTTTATCTGTGGTGGTGGGACAATTTGAAAGCTTAACAGCTTTTGCTGCCGGTATTGAACGGATGGGCGACTTAGACGAAGTTCTGGAAACTTCAGACCAACAACAGCCAGGAATCAGGACTATCGATGTTACGGAAGACTCTCGGATTGAATTACGTAGCGTCACCCTAATGACTCCCAACTACGAACGCACCTTGGTTCGGGATTTACCATTCATGTTACAGCCTGGTGAGGGTTTGGTAATTGTGGGAAATAGTGGTAGTGGTAAGAGTTCTTTATTAAGAGCGATCGCCGGATTATGGAATGCGGGTACTGGTCAAATTATCCGCCCTTCTCTATCGGAAATGATGTTTTTACCCCAACGTCCTTATATGGTATTGGGTTCGCTGCGGAGTCAGTTACTCTACCCCAATCCTGACAATGATATCCTCGAAAGCAAAATGCGCCATGTCTTAGAAGAGGTGAATTTGGCAGAGTTACCAGAACGAGTTGGTGGCTTTGATGTCGAGTTAGACTGGGCTAATGTACTTTCTTTAGGCGAACAACAGCGCTTGGCTTTTGCTCGACTTTTGCTGAGTATGCCTAACTATGTCATCCTTGATGAAGCTACCAGTGCGCTGGATTTAGCTAATGAAAAGAACCTTTATCAACAACTCAAAGCCAAGGAAACTACATTAATTAGTGTGGGACATCGCCCCAGTTTGTTACAGTACCATGAGTACGTGTTAGAACTCGATGGTAGCTCTAATTGGCGGTTGTTACCGATGGATGAATATACTGTTAATTTGAATGCTTTTAGCTAA
- the ppsA gene encoding phosphoenolpyruvate synthase: MVTVSPNTLTQTDKGRSLILWFNEVGIGDIPLVGGKNASLGEMIQQLTPQGVNVPTGFATTAYAYRYFIESAGLEAQLRELFADIDVEDVKNLRVRGKKARSLLMHTPFPVDLRDAIASAYLKLCEQYNTDTDVAVRSSATAEDLPDASFAGQQESYLNVVGVQGVLAACHKCFASIFTDRAISYRHTKGFDHFSIALAVGVQKMVRSDLATSGVMFSIDTETGFKDAALITAAYGLGENVVQGTINPDEYYVFKPTLKAGFRPIIDKKLGSKELKMIYDDGSKFTKNVAVSPTEQGKFALSDAEILQLAHWACLIEDHYSQTHGHYSPMDIEWAKDGITNQLFVVQARPETVQSQKTENVLRSYHFLKTDKEVKFPHSLVTGRAVGEAISQGKVHLILDVNKIDQFQTGDVLVTERTDPDWEPIMKRASAIVTNSGGRTCHAAIIARELGVPAIVGCSNATAVLKTGQEVTISCAEGDEGKVYPGLLPFEIKEVLLENLPRTRTQILMNVGNPQEALSLSAIPNDGVGLARTEFIIANQIQIHPMALIHYDKLEDKFVKAKINQITALYDVKPQYFVDKLSQGIGRIAAAFYPKPVIVRMSDFKSNEYANLLGGQQFEPKEENPMLGWRGAARYYDTGYQEAFALECESIKRVRDEMGLTNVIPMIPFCRTPDEGRMVLAEMAKNHLKQGVNDLQVYVMCELPNNVIMAEEFAEVFDGFSIGSNDLTQLTLGIDRDSALVARLFDERSQGVKRMVKMAIEAAKKYHRKIGICGQAPSDYPEFAQFLVEQGIDSISLNPDSVLKTMLEIAKVEQNI; the protein is encoded by the coding sequence ATGGTTACGGTATCTCCAAACACATTGACTCAAACTGACAAAGGGCGATCGCTGATTCTCTGGTTTAATGAAGTTGGTATTGGTGATATACCCTTAGTTGGGGGGAAAAATGCCTCACTAGGGGAAATGATTCAACAGTTGACACCCCAAGGCGTGAACGTTCCCACAGGATTTGCTACCACTGCTTATGCTTATCGGTATTTCATCGAGTCGGCTGGGTTAGAAGCACAGTTACGGGAACTCTTTGCGGATATCGATGTTGAGGATGTGAAAAATTTACGGGTACGGGGAAAAAAAGCGCGATCGCTACTGATGCACACACCGTTTCCTGTAGACTTAAGGGATGCGATCGCCTCAGCATATCTCAAACTATGCGAACAATACAACACAGATACAGATGTCGCCGTCCGTTCCAGCGCCACAGCCGAAGACCTCCCCGACGCAAGTTTTGCAGGACAGCAAGAAAGTTACTTAAACGTTGTCGGAGTCCAAGGAGTTTTAGCAGCTTGTCATAAATGCTTTGCTTCTATATTTACCGACCGCGCCATATCCTATCGCCACACCAAAGGATTTGATCACTTTAGCATTGCCCTCGCCGTCGGCGTACAAAAAATGGTACGTTCTGACTTAGCCACATCTGGAGTCATGTTCTCCATAGACACCGAAACCGGATTTAAAGATGCTGCACTAATTACAGCCGCTTACGGTTTAGGCGAAAACGTAGTTCAAGGAACCATTAACCCCGATGAATACTATGTTTTCAAACCCACATTAAAAGCAGGTTTCCGCCCCATTATCGATAAAAAGTTGGGCAGCAAAGAATTAAAAATGATCTATGATGACGGCTCAAAATTCACCAAAAATGTCGCCGTCTCCCCCACAGAACAAGGTAAATTTGCTCTGAGTGATGCAGAAATTTTACAACTAGCACATTGGGCTTGTTTAATAGAAGACCATTATTCCCAAACCCACGGTCATTACTCCCCAATGGATATCGAGTGGGCAAAAGACGGAATTACCAATCAACTTTTTGTTGTCCAAGCCCGTCCCGAAACAGTCCAGTCGCAGAAAACAGAGAACGTTTTGCGGAGTTATCATTTCCTGAAAACAGATAAAGAAGTAAAATTCCCCCATTCCCTAGTAACAGGTCGGGCTGTAGGAGAAGCCATTAGTCAAGGGAAAGTACATCTAATTTTAGATGTGAATAAAATCGACCAATTCCAAACCGGCGATGTATTAGTAACAGAAAGAACAGACCCCGACTGGGAACCGATAATGAAACGCGCCAGCGCCATTGTCACCAACTCCGGGGGGCGCACCTGTCACGCGGCGATTATTGCGCGAGAATTGGGAGTCCCCGCCATTGTGGGGTGTAGCAATGCGACAGCAGTCTTAAAAACTGGTCAAGAGGTAACAATTTCTTGCGCCGAGGGAGATGAAGGCAAAGTTTATCCTGGTTTATTACCCTTTGAAATTAAAGAAGTTCTCCTAGAAAACTTACCCCGCACCCGTACCCAAATTTTAATGAATGTGGGAAACCCCCAAGAAGCATTAAGTTTATCTGCAATTCCTAATGATGGCGTAGGTTTAGCCCGCACAGAATTTATCATCGCCAACCAAATCCAAATTCATCCAATGGCGTTGATTCACTACGATAAGTTAGAAGATAAATTTGTCAAAGCCAAAATTAATCAAATTACCGCCCTTTACGACGTTAAACCCCAATATTTTGTTGATAAATTATCCCAAGGTATAGGCAGAATTGCGGCAGCTTTTTATCCTAAGCCAGTAATTGTCAGAATGTCGGATTTCAAAAGTAATGAATATGCTAATCTTTTAGGTGGTCAGCAATTTGAACCCAAAGAAGAAAACCCCATGTTGGGTTGGCGGGGTGCAGCCCGTTACTATGACACAGGATATCAAGAAGCTTTTGCCTTAGAGTGTGAATCTATTAAGCGAGTTCGGGACGAAATGGGTTTAACTAACGTTATCCCAATGATTCCCTTCTGTCGCACTCCCGATGAAGGGCGGATGGTGTTAGCAGAAATGGCAAAAAATCATTTAAAACAGGGTGTAAACGACTTGCAAGTGTATGTAATGTGCGAGTTACCCAATAATGTGATTATGGCTGAGGAGTTTGCAGAGGTTTTTGATGGCTTCTCCATTGGTTCCAATGACTTAACTCAGTTAACATTAGGCATAGATAGGGATTCAGCCTTGGTGGCGCGGTTATTTGATGAACGCAGTCAGGGTGTGAAGCGCATGGTGAAAATGGCCATAGAAGCGGCGAAAAAATATCACCGCAAAATCGGTATTTGCGGTCAAGCGCCCAGTGATTACCCTGAATTTGCCCAATTTTTAGTAGAACAGGGAATTGATTCTATCAGTTTGAATCCAGATTCGGTGTTAAAAACAATGTTGGAAATTGCCAAAGTGGAGCAAAATATCTAG
- a CDS encoding tellurite resistance TerB family protein — MTKYDKIFNSTKTTNESLSPEEAVAAIAVVTEMADLSVEEVDGEILASILWDFEVFEDYSEDEIAQIIDKLIGIAEKEGVGTLFNLASKSLSDELVLDAFAVGVMVSIDEDDLIIPKQKQPYLKQLQQALDLEDEEAHEIVQEVIAAYQEAENEIYLDDEEDTVIVRDYGDEIYESPSGNFSVPIPVDPQQGGKVESQDGVVGFFDNFGTMLRIDHYPISSEQWEEVESIGQEEYLQSILLNKYVPEAIFTNLPRAEVRHTEYLKDAVEGSYFALIDMPQGSTISQSKNNGTATRLDAYRGLLAFMNSNYLYIVSSQHSFFNGEKPSSIKEEAEEIKENILEFVETIEFIETE; from the coding sequence ATGACTAAATATGACAAGATTTTTAATTCAACAAAGACCACAAATGAATCACTGAGTCCAGAAGAAGCCGTAGCAGCGATCGCAGTTGTCACAGAAATGGCTGATTTGTCTGTAGAGGAAGTAGATGGCGAAATTTTAGCCAGCATCCTGTGGGACTTTGAGGTTTTTGAGGACTACTCAGAAGATGAAATTGCCCAAATCATCGATAAACTCATAGGGATTGCAGAAAAAGAGGGAGTGGGAACCCTATTTAATCTCGCCAGTAAAAGCCTTTCTGATGAACTAGTTCTAGACGCTTTTGCCGTCGGGGTAATGGTAAGTATAGATGAAGACGATCTGATTATCCCCAAACAGAAACAGCCCTATCTCAAACAGTTACAGCAAGCCTTAGACCTGGAAGATGAAGAAGCCCATGAGATTGTACAGGAAGTAATTGCCGCCTATCAAGAAGCAGAAAACGAAATTTACCTAGACGACGAAGAAGACACAGTTATAGTCAGAGATTATGGCGACGAGATATATGAATCGCCCTCCGGTAATTTTTCAGTCCCCATTCCTGTTGACCCACAACAGGGAGGTAAAGTAGAAAGTCAAGACGGGGTAGTGGGCTTTTTTGATAACTTCGGGACAATGCTGAGAATTGATCACTATCCCATATCCTCAGAACAATGGGAAGAAGTAGAATCTATTGGACAAGAAGAATACTTGCAATCAATTCTCCTAAACAAGTATGTACCAGAAGCCATTTTTACGAATTTGCCCAGGGCTGAAGTCAGGCATACTGAATATTTGAAAGACGCGGTTGAGGGTTCTTACTTTGCGCTGATTGATATGCCCCAAGGTTCAACAATTTCCCAGTCAAAAAATAACGGCACAGCCACCAGGTTAGACGCATACCGAGGGCTGCTGGCATTTATGAATTCTAACTATTTGTATATAGTTAGCAGCCAGCACAGCTTTTTTAACGGTGAAAAACCAAGTTCCATTAAAGAAGAAGCCGAGGAAATTAAGGAGAATATTTTAGAGTTTGTGGAAACTATAGAATTCATAGAAACAGAATAA
- a CDS encoding competence/damage-inducible protein A has translation MSAEIICVGTELLLGDILNSNSQYLAQQLAQLGIPHYYQTVVGDNPERLKQVIEIAISRAQILIFTGGLGPTPDDLTCETIADFFGVPLIERPEIIEDITQKFAQRGRVMSPSNRKQALIPQGADILPNPTGTAPGIIWQPRPEITIFTFPGVPSEMHRMWTDTAVPYLKNQGWGKEIIYSRSLRFWGIGESALAEKVAPYFNLPNPTVAPYAGKGEVRLRISAKANSEAAAEALISPVEKQLKDIAGLDYYGADNETLVSVVGDLLRLSGETLSVAESCTGGGLGQMLTDISGSSDYFWGGVISYDNSVKVGLLGVNPEDLDKFGAVSGTVAEQMAMGVKTRLSTSWGLSITGIAGPSGGTQTKPVGLVYIGLASPKNEVASFEYRFGAMRGRDLIRYVSANTALDLLRRKLIQ, from the coding sequence ATGAGTGCAGAAATTATTTGTGTTGGTACAGAACTCTTACTAGGGGATATCCTCAACAGTAACTCGCAATATTTAGCCCAACAATTAGCCCAACTAGGGATACCGCACTATTATCAAACAGTCGTAGGCGATAACCCAGAACGATTAAAGCAAGTTATAGAAATTGCTATATCAAGAGCGCAAATTCTTATTTTTACTGGTGGTCTTGGTCCCACACCCGACGACCTCACCTGCGAAACCATAGCAGATTTTTTTGGCGTTCCTTTAATAGAACGTCCAGAAATTATCGAAGATATAACTCAGAAATTCGCCCAACGTGGTCGGGTTATGTCCCCCAGTAACCGCAAACAAGCATTAATTCCCCAAGGTGCAGATATTTTACCAAATCCCACTGGGACAGCACCGGGGATTATTTGGCAACCGCGCCCCGAAATCACGATTTTTACCTTTCCCGGTGTCCCCTCAGAAATGCACAGGATGTGGACAGATACAGCAGTCCCTTATCTGAAAAACCAAGGCTGGGGAAAGGAGATTATTTACAGTCGGAGTTTAAGGTTTTGGGGTATTGGTGAATCGGCTTTAGCAGAAAAAGTTGCGCCCTATTTTAATTTACCTAATCCCACTGTCGCCCCTTATGCAGGTAAAGGTGAAGTCAGATTACGAATTTCTGCGAAGGCTAATTCAGAAGCTGCTGCTGAGGCTTTAATTTCACCTGTGGAGAAACAGCTAAAAGATATTGCTGGCTTAGATTATTACGGGGCTGATAATGAAACTTTGGTTTCTGTAGTTGGTGATTTGTTGCGTTTATCAGGGGAAACGCTATCAGTAGCCGAGTCCTGTACTGGTGGTGGTTTGGGACAAATGTTAACGGATATTTCTGGTAGTTCTGATTACTTTTGGGGTGGGGTAATTTCTTATGATAATTCGGTGAAGGTGGGGTTACTGGGAGTTAACCCAGAGGATTTAGATAAATTTGGGGCGGTGAGTGGTACTGTTGCAGAACAAATGGCGATGGGGGTAAAAACCCGCCTTTCCACGTCTTGGGGTTTAAGTATTACTGGTATTGCTGGTCCATCTGGGGGAACTCAGACAAAGCCGGTGGGTTTAGTTTACATCGGTTTAGCCAGTCCCAAAAATGAAGTTGCTAGTTTTGAATATCGCTTTGGCGCAATGCGGGGACGTGATTTAATTCGTTATGTGAGTGCTAATACGGCTTTGGATTTGCTGCGACGCAAATTAATTCAGTAG
- a CDS encoding type I restriction endonuclease subunit R yields MVSKTNESALETCIETALIEGADYEKGNPADFNRKIAIDEEKFWRFLETTQPEELAKLQDRPNWKNLILERCDRKIKKDGILSVLKKGLSIDNAHLTLLYSQPYNDTNQAVTENFQKNIFSITRQVHYSQKDTALSIDIVLFINGCAIATIELKNPWTNQTVYHAKKQYRENRNPQEPLFQFARCLVHFAIDTDEVWMTTKLDREKTYFLPFNKGFNFGKGNPPNPKGHKSAYLWETILTRPSFTNIIEHFAILIPSDSKTSLIEKTLFFPRYHQLDVVRQLLTHAKINGTGQTYLIQHSAGSGKSNSITWITYQLIELYAQNADSPLFDSVVVVTDRRILDKQLKDNIKDFSQVKNIVAHATNSKDLKTALENGKKIIITTIQKFPFIIEGIEDLSKNTFAVIIDEAHSSQSGKAADNLNIALGKAEEEDEEDLQDKILKAMDGRKLSKNASYFAFTATPKNATLEKFGQPNPEGKFTPFHLYSMKQAIEEGFILDVLANYTTYKSYYEIKKSIQDNPDFNTTQAQKKLRAYVEGNKQTISTKAEIIVNHFITQVWQPKKLKGEGKAMVVTRNIEAAIRYFFAIRDLLTQAKVPFKAIIAFSGKKTIDGIEYTEEIINQFPSKDISDEFKKPDYKILVVANKFLTGFDEPLLHTMYVDKKLQSVTAVQTLSRLNRCNAKMGKQDTFILDFNNTVSDIQTAFDPFYTATSLSEPTDINVLHDLKEALDEVGVYEWSEIEKFNELFFNNVEAEKLSPLIDIAVARFSSELELEAASKIDFKIKAKQFVKIYGQVACMIPYNNLQWEMQYWFLKFLIPKLAVKNPEQDQLDQLLESVDLSTYAIERTKLNYSIKLDNSPSEIDPQNSNIRGYHSEAPQQDPLDEIIAAFNNRFFTDWDVTPEEQRVKFINIAQHVIENPDYKTQIVNNPDEQNRRLALEEFIKQAINKERKRELDLYKRYASDPEFKRVFDATIMQLLAQINLENPQQFEG; encoded by the coding sequence ATGGTCAGCAAAACCAACGAGTCAGCCTTAGAAACCTGTATAGAAACTGCACTCATTGAAGGCGCTGACTATGAAAAAGGAAACCCCGCAGACTTTAACCGAAAAATAGCCATAGACGAAGAAAAATTCTGGCGCTTCTTAGAAACCACCCAACCAGAAGAACTAGCCAAACTTCAAGACCGACCCAACTGGAAAAACTTGATTTTAGAACGGTGCGATCGCAAAATAAAAAAAGATGGTATCCTCTCAGTCCTCAAAAAAGGATTATCCATAGATAACGCCCATCTCACCTTACTTTACAGCCAACCATACAACGACACAAACCAAGCTGTAACAGAAAACTTTCAAAAAAACATCTTTTCAATTACCCGTCAAGTACATTATTCCCAAAAAGATACAGCATTATCCATAGATATAGTACTATTTATCAACGGATGTGCGATCGCCACCATAGAATTAAAAAACCCCTGGACAAACCAAACAGTTTACCACGCCAAAAAACAATACCGGGAAAACCGCAACCCCCAAGAACCACTCTTCCAATTTGCGCGTTGTCTAGTTCACTTCGCAATTGACACAGATGAAGTGTGGATGACAACAAAATTAGACCGAGAAAAAACCTACTTTCTCCCCTTCAACAAAGGTTTTAACTTCGGAAAAGGAAACCCACCCAACCCCAAAGGACATAAATCTGCATACCTGTGGGAAACCATTCTTACCCGTCCCAGTTTCACCAACATCATTGAACACTTCGCCATTCTCATTCCCAGCGACAGCAAAACATCCCTAATTGAAAAAACCCTATTTTTTCCCCGCTATCACCAACTAGATGTAGTCCGCCAACTATTAACTCACGCAAAAATAAACGGTACTGGACAAACATATCTGATTCAACATTCCGCAGGTTCAGGAAAATCCAACTCCATCACTTGGATAACATATCAATTAATAGAACTCTACGCCCAAAACGCAGACAGTCCCCTATTTGATTCCGTCGTAGTTGTCACAGATAGACGCATCCTAGATAAACAACTCAAAGACAATATCAAAGACTTTTCCCAAGTTAAAAACATAGTCGCCCACGCCACAAATTCCAAAGACTTAAAAACCGCCTTAGAGAACGGTAAAAAAATCATCATTACGACAATTCAAAAATTTCCCTTCATCATAGAAGGTATTGAAGACTTGAGTAAAAACACCTTCGCTGTAATTATCGACGAAGCCCACTCATCCCAAAGCGGAAAAGCCGCAGATAATTTAAATATAGCCCTTGGTAAAGCCGAAGAAGAAGACGAAGAAGATTTACAAGATAAAATTCTCAAAGCAATGGATGGGCGCAAACTGAGTAAAAACGCTTCTTATTTTGCCTTTACCGCCACACCCAAAAACGCCACCCTAGAAAAATTTGGTCAACCAAACCCAGAGGGCAAATTTACACCATTTCATCTTTATTCAATGAAACAAGCCATAGAAGAAGGCTTTATATTAGATGTCTTAGCCAATTATACCACATATAAAAGCTATTACGAAATTAAAAAATCTATTCAAGATAATCCCGACTTTAATACTACCCAAGCCCAAAAAAAGCTGCGCGCTTACGTCGAAGGAAATAAACAAACCATCAGCACCAAAGCCGAGATTATAGTTAACCATTTTATCACACAAGTGTGGCAACCCAAAAAGCTCAAAGGTGAAGGAAAAGCAATGGTTGTCACCCGCAATATTGAAGCAGCAATTCGTTATTTTTTCGCCATCCGCGATTTATTAACACAGGCGAAAGTCCCCTTTAAAGCCATTATCGCCTTTTCCGGTAAAAAGACCATAGACGGAATTGAATACACCGAAGAAATCATTAATCAATTCCCCAGTAAAGATATTTCTGACGAGTTCAAAAAACCCGATTATAAAATATTAGTCGTCGCCAATAAATTTCTCACCGGCTTTGATGAACCTTTATTACATACCATGTATGTGGATAAAAAATTACAATCAGTCACAGCAGTCCAAACCCTATCACGCCTAAATCGCTGTAACGCCAAAATGGGGAAACAAGACACATTTATTTTAGACTTTAACAACACAGTCAGCGATATTCAAACCGCCTTTGACCCCTTCTACACCGCCACATCATTAAGCGAACCCACAGATATTAATGTTCTCCATGACCTGAAAGAAGCATTAGACGAAGTGGGAGTTTATGAATGGTCAGAAATTGAGAAATTTAACGAATTATTTTTTAATAACGTCGAAGCCGAAAAACTCAGCCCTCTGATTGATATTGCTGTCGCGCGTTTTAGCTCAGAATTAGAACTAGAAGCAGCCAGTAAAATAGACTTTAAAATTAAAGCAAAACAGTTCGTCAAAATTTATGGACAAGTAGCCTGCATGATTCCCTATAATAATCTGCAATGGGAAATGCAGTATTGGTTCCTAAAATTCCTCATTCCCAAACTAGCGGTAAAAAATCCTGAGCAAGACCAACTTGATCAACTTTTAGAAAGTGTAGACCTTTCCACCTACGCCATAGAAAGAACCAAACTAAATTATAGCATAAAACTTGATAATTCTCCATCAGAAATAGACCCACAAAACTCAAATATCCGGGGATACCACAGTGAAGCACCACAACAAGACCCGCTAGATGAAATCATCGCCGCTTTTAACAATCGCTTTTTCACAGACTGGGATGTAACACCCGAAGAACAACGAGTAAAATTCATTAACATCGCCCAACACGTAATAGAAAATCCCGACTATAAAACCCAAATTGTCAACAACCCAGACGAACAAAATCGCCGTTTAGCCTTAGAAGAATTCATTAAACAAGCCATCAACAAAGAACGTAAACGTGAACTCGACTTATACAAACGTTACGCTTCCGACCCAGAATTTAAACGTGTTTTTGATGCCACAATCATGCAATTACTAGCCCAGATTAATCTAGAAAATCCCCAACAATTTGAGGGATAA